ATTACTGTAAGACACACTTTAATATTTATATGTGAgagaaataagtttttttttttgttattcaatACAGGATGATATGTATGAATACTAAAATATTGTGAGTACTaatgatgatgacattgacTCAAACAAAATTGGGCACACCCAGACGATACTCACCCGATTTTTACTCTTTTCATTCAAAAGTGCTTTTATAGCATTCAAGAACATTTCGAATCCAGGCGGAACATTTATATAGTGGGTTCCTTTCATCCTGAAAGGATTGACGTCCTGGAAATTAATAgaattattttcatagatacTCTACTGTTATTTTAAACGAAATTAGCACTACTAATGTTACTGAAACTGACCATAAAAGATACGATAAAGTTTGGTATCATAtcataaattctttattgagcCGAAGGCTCATGTTGTAGATATGGAAATTATTTAAACTGCAATTTAAATGGTGAATCGCCGCGAAAAAGTCTCTAGGTCTGATGTATTCTCAATCACTGCGGCTTAGATTTACTATAGTGCTTATTGGTAACTTTTGTGCTTAATACCAACATGCCACTATTCAAAGTATGACCATCAGTTTCAACATAAATGATCTTTGATGACAGCAACCAATACCTGTAAAGAGACAACCAATTTCTTCATCTGTATTGGCGTCATTTGCATGAAGTGACCCAACGTGACTCCCTCCAGGTCGAGCACTGCTCTGATTCCTGCCACTATGCAGTTGTCATCTTCCATTATGATGATCTGTCAAATGAATTTGCGCATTTATATGATTAACAAAAAGCTACATTAAGTAATTCATATTCTAAGGACAACTCTCAAATGAATGTGTCattaaacttgaaaaaaaaaacgaattgcctaaggtggcAATCGAAACCAcgatttttcaaaaataaattattttcatcgAATCGAAAAACGTTGCCTTAAATCTCAGTACCTCGCACTGACTCCTACTAGACAGCCATTATAAGACGTACCTTTTGTAAAATATTGGACGCAGATATAATATCTGACACTGTGTATTTATTGGGATTGTACTTTCCAGGCCTCACTATCGCGACCCTCGGCTCCGCAGGGCCGGCCAACTTCGGCAAAATTAAGACAGCCCTGAAAAATATAACAGCCCGTTACAACCtggtcaagttaactgcgcacctggctgccgtgacgtcacatcgacgctctggtatgGACGGGGAGAAAGCGAGGATGTGTGCaagtgcgggtgagtgcgagggagagtcgcatccAGCTAAGTGCGCAGATACAGATAACTTGACCGGGTTATAATGTcatttctgctacctttaccaGATCACCTACATTACACGAATTCTCAAAGGCTCAGATTACTTATTTTCTATtggaatctatactaatattataaatgcgaaagtaactctgtctgtctgcctgtctcgctttcacgcctaaaccactgaaccgattttgatgaaattaggcatagacatagtttgagtcccgggaaaaaacataggatagtttttatcccggtttttgaaacagggacgcgtgcgatacagtttttctgtgacagacaaaattccactaCTTACCCCAAGCCTAGTATTTCATGAAACAAAGGATCTTTATGTTTGATCCGAAAGAGATCTGTCGCGGTGTTCCGTACTGTGTAGTGGAAATCTAGTTTTTCCTTGGCTCGTTCTAAGCTGAACTTACATCCTCTCAGAAACGCTGCCAACCACTGGTCATCTGAAGAAGAGAGTTAAagttcaataaattattaaaattaactaatatttttacaactaacacataataaaattaaacttattgattactgaaaaataaaagtgtgtccgCGAGGTAAAGAGGCGAGCATTAGCCAGCATTCaaatttttcgaaatttttaTTATGTTGAAATAAATTAACCAGTAAATGAagacaatttttatttatcttataaAGTTGACCCTTCAACCTTATAAA
This genomic interval from Ostrinia nubilalis chromosome 3, ilOstNubi1.1, whole genome shotgun sequence contains the following:
- the LOC135087867 gene encoding retinol-binding protein pinta-like; the protein is MGVRVLCPELAEKARLELNEDEIKMNNAIQHIKDWIAKQPHIHARTDDQWLAAFLRGCKFSLERAKEKLDFHYTVRNTATDLFRIKHKDPLFHEILGLGAVLILPKLAGPAEPRVAIVRPGKYNPNKYTVSDIISASNILQKIIIMEDDNCIVAGIRAVLDLEGVTLGHFMQMTPIQMKKLVVSLQDVNPFRMKGTHYINVPPGFEMFLNAIKALLNEKSKNRLFVHNRNYEEIYKYIPKEVLPAEYGGEGGTVKDIIEYWEKRVEGYSEWLEEDLQFRSDEAKRPGRPKTAESMFGSDGSFRQLDFD